In Xyrauchen texanus isolate HMW12.3.18 chromosome 35, RBS_HiC_50CHRs, whole genome shotgun sequence, one DNA window encodes the following:
- the rnd1b gene encoding rho family GTPase 1b: protein MKERRNVQPLVVRCKLVLVGDVQCGKTAMLQVLAKDCYPETYVPTVFENYTACLELDDQRVELSLWDTSGSPYYDNVRPLCYSDSDAVLLCFDISRPDIFESGLKKWRTEILDFCPTTRILLIGCKTDLRTDVCTLMELSNQKQTPITHEQGSAMAKQLGAEAYLECSAFTSEKSIHSVFRTAALACINKLQPLAKPSPTRRLSKRLLHLPSKSELLSSTFKKEKAKSCSVM, encoded by the exons ATGAAAGAGAGAAGAAATGTACAGCCACTGGTGGTCAGATGTAAACTGGTGCTTGTTGGGGATGTTCAGTGCGGGAAAACTGCGATGTTACAGGTTTTGGCAAAGGATTGTTATCCAGAG ACATATGTGCCCACAGTGTTTGAGAACTACACAGCCTGTCTGGAGCTTGACGATCAGCGTGTAGAACTGAGTTTATGGGACACATCAG GATCACCATACTATGATAACGTGAGGCCCCTCTGCTACAGTGACTCTGATGCAGTGCTCCTTTGTTTTGACATCAGTCGTCCAGATATCTTTGAAAGTGGACTTAAGAAG TGGAGGACAGAGATTCTTGACTTTTGCCCCACCACACGTATTCTTCTCATTGGTTGCAAGACGGACCTTCGCACGGATGTCTGCACACTGATGGAGCTGTCCAATCAGAAACAAACACCCATCACTCATGAGCAG GGCTCTGCCATGGCCAAACAGTTGGGTGCAGAGGCTTATCTGGAGTGTTCAGCCTTCACCTCTGAGAAGAGCATCCACAGTGTGTTCCGCACAGCTGCACTGGCCTGCATTAACAAGCTGCAGCCATTGGCCAAGCCCAGCCCGACTCGCCGGCTGTCCAAACGCCTGCTCCACCTGCCCAGCAAATCTGAGCTACTCTCCTCTACCTTCAAGAAGGAGAAAGCCAAGAGTTGCTCTGTAATGTGA